A region from the Benincasa hispida cultivar B227 chromosome 8, ASM972705v1, whole genome shotgun sequence genome encodes:
- the LOC120082526 gene encoding miraculin-like — MKSFELLSLIFIVIVASTERQQFCRVNASPEAILDTNGKKLRGGDHYYILPFFSRNTGGLALGNIQREYSNECPLNVVPEPYEYFNGLPTTFSPVNPKKGVIRVSTDLNIQFERNTMCAKSTVWKISKFEQQYLVTIGGTKGDPGPETMENWFKIEKYNNNNIYKFVYCPTVCKYCKVMCKDVGIFVKNGRMALALSDAPFPVMFKKVYK; from the coding sequence atgaaaagcTTTGAATTACTGTCTTTAATTTTCATTGTCATTGTTGCCTCTACTGAGCGACAACAATTTTGCAGAGTCAATGCCTCGCCGGAGGCGATCCTCGACACCAATGGAAAGAAGCTCCGAGGTGGCGATCACTACTACATCCTCCCATTTTTCAGCAGAAACACCGGCGGATTAGCCCTTGGAAATATCCAACGAGAATACAGTAATGAATGTCCACTCAACGTCGTCCCAGAACCTTACGAATATTTCAATGGTCTTCCAACGACGTTTTCGCCTGTAAACCCTAAAAAGGGTGTCATTCGAGTTTCCACAGATCTGAACATCCAATTCGAAAGGAATACGATGTGCGCCAAATCGACGGTGTGGAAAATAAGTAAATTCGAGCAACAATATTTAGTGACAATCGGCGGAACGAAAGGAGATCCAGGGCCGGAGACGATGGAGAATTGgttcaaaattgaaaagtacaataacaataatatatacAAGTTTGTGTATTGTCCAACGGTGTGTAAGTATTGCAAAGTTATGTGTAAAGATGTGGGGATTTTTGTCAAGAATGGAAGGATGGCTCTTGCTTTGAGCGATGCCCCATTTCCTGTTATGTTCAAGAAAGTTTATAAATGA